In Methanobacterium sp. Maddingley MBC34, a genomic segment contains:
- a CDS encoding excinuclease ABC, A subunit (PFAM: ABC transporter~TIGRFAM: excinuclease ABC, A subunit), producing the protein MNNKKEIILIKGAREHNLKNIDLEIPRDKFVVITGLSGSGKSSLAFDTIYAEGQRRYVESLSAYARQFLGQMKKPEVDYIEGLSPAISIDQKTTRMNPRSTVGTVTEIYDYLRLLFARIGTPHCHQCGKAISQQTAGQIVDSILQEKEGSKIQILAPLVRDRKGEHQKVFEDLRSKGFVRVRVDGEVHSLDDDFQLEKNFKHSIEVVVDRLVIRYDRDFESRLADSVETALELGEGLLIVTYSEDEPPKEKIYSEHFACTDCGINFEEISPRMFSFNNPHGACPECNGLGSKLEIDADLVVPDPTLSLNEGAILPWSKSKHRDNYYGQMLKAVADHYGFSMDTPFQDLPQKYQDIILYGSPDKIEFEFQRKNRLHRVHRYFEGVVKRMERIFMETKSNYMRSYMGHFMSDRKCPACNGTRLRPESRSVTVGGKSITQVVEMPIKNSYQFFESLELSEREQFIGQEVLKEIKERLKFLKNVGLDYITLARSSGSLSGGEAQRIRLATQIGSGLVGVLYILDEPSIGLHQRDNHRLIETLKKLRDIGNTLIVVEHDEDTILHADYVVDIGPGAGEHGGWITATGTPQDIMKNPDSITGHYLSRQETIPIPSERSTPNGNYLTVNGAREHNLQNINVEFPMGVFTCITGVSGSGKSTLINDVLYKGLYGTLNHKHMNPGKHDSITGTEHVNKVIIIDQSPIGRTPRSNPATYTGVFTYIREIFAQTPTSKKRGYKPGRFSFNVKGGRCEACTGDGIIKIEMHFLADVYVPCEVCKGKRYNKETLEVRYKGKNISEVLDMTVEEALEFFENIPRIKKKLQTLDDVGLSYIKLGQPATTLSGGEAQRVKLAKELSRQSTGRTLYILDEPTTGLHFADIRKLLEVLGRLRDGGNTVIVIEHNLDVIKTADHIIDLGPEGGDGGGMVVAQGTPEEIASSDGSYTGEFLKDVLNSVEDLANEKEPLGSQGIKTGKEIGESGTDNRAK; encoded by the coding sequence ATGAATAATAAGAAAGAAATTATTTTAATTAAGGGAGCTCGGGAGCACAATCTCAAAAATATTGACCTGGAGATTCCCCGGGACAAATTCGTAGTAATAACTGGACTAAGTGGTTCTGGAAAGTCATCCCTGGCATTTGACACTATCTATGCCGAAGGACAAAGACGATACGTGGAATCCCTATCTGCCTATGCTCGGCAGTTTTTGGGTCAGATGAAAAAACCAGAAGTGGATTACATTGAGGGGCTGTCCCCTGCCATATCCATCGATCAGAAAACCACCCGGATGAACCCACGTTCAACTGTGGGAACCGTGACCGAGATATATGATTATTTAAGACTTTTATTTGCACGTATCGGAACACCCCACTGCCACCAGTGCGGTAAGGCCATAAGCCAGCAGACTGCAGGCCAGATAGTGGACAGTATCCTCCAGGAAAAGGAAGGCAGTAAGATACAGATACTGGCACCCCTGGTGAGGGACCGGAAGGGCGAACACCAAAAGGTGTTTGAAGACCTGCGCAGTAAGGGCTTTGTGAGGGTTCGGGTTGATGGGGAAGTTCACAGTCTGGATGATGATTTCCAGCTGGAGAAAAACTTCAAACACAGCATCGAAGTTGTTGTAGATAGGTTAGTTATCCGCTACGATCGTGATTTTGAAAGCAGACTTGCAGATTCCGTGGAAACTGCCTTGGAACTGGGTGAAGGTCTCCTTATCGTGACCTACAGTGAAGATGAACCCCCTAAAGAGAAAATTTACAGCGAACACTTCGCCTGTACTGACTGTGGGATCAACTTCGAGGAGATCAGCCCCAGGATGTTCTCCTTCAACAATCCCCACGGAGCCTGCCCAGAATGTAATGGACTGGGAAGTAAACTGGAAATCGATGCCGATCTGGTGGTACCGGACCCCACACTATCATTAAATGAGGGAGCTATTCTACCATGGAGTAAATCCAAACACCGCGACAACTACTACGGGCAGATGTTAAAGGCAGTAGCTGATCATTACGGTTTCAGCATGGACACACCATTCCAGGATCTGCCCCAGAAATACCAGGATATCATCCTCTATGGCTCACCAGATAAGATCGAATTTGAGTTCCAGAGGAAGAACCGCCTCCACCGTGTTCACCGCTACTTTGAGGGAGTGGTAAAGCGAATGGAACGTATCTTCATGGAGACCAAATCCAATTACATGCGCAGTTACATGGGTCACTTTATGAGTGATCGTAAATGTCCTGCCTGTAATGGAACCCGCCTTCGGCCTGAAAGTCGGAGTGTGACTGTGGGTGGTAAATCCATCACCCAGGTGGTGGAGATGCCCATTAAAAATTCATACCAGTTCTTCGAATCACTGGAATTATCTGAGAGGGAACAGTTCATTGGACAGGAAGTCCTGAAGGAGATAAAAGAACGTTTGAAGTTTTTAAAAAATGTGGGCCTGGATTACATCACCCTGGCCAGATCTTCAGGCAGTTTATCTGGTGGAGAAGCTCAGAGGATACGCCTGGCCACACAGATAGGCTCGGGACTGGTGGGTGTATTGTACATTCTGGATGAACCCAGCATTGGTTTGCACCAGAGGGACAACCACCGACTCATTGAAACCCTTAAAAAGCTGAGGGATATTGGAAACACCCTCATTGTGGTGGAACACGATGAAGACACCATACTCCACGCTGATTACGTGGTTGATATCGGTCCCGGTGCAGGGGAACACGGTGGTTGGATTACCGCCACTGGAACTCCACAGGACATAATGAAAAACCCGGACTCCATAACTGGCCATTACCTCTCCAGGCAGGAAACCATACCCATCCCATCTGAACGTAGCACCCCCAATGGTAATTATTTAACAGTGAATGGTGCCAGGGAGCATAACCTGCAAAACATCAACGTGGAATTTCCCATGGGGGTGTTTACCTGCATTACCGGAGTTTCCGGGTCTGGTAAAAGTACCCTAATCAACGATGTATTATACAAGGGGCTTTATGGAACACTTAACCATAAGCACATGAATCCTGGTAAGCATGATTCCATTACCGGCACAGAACATGTGAACAAAGTTATTATAATCGATCAATCCCCTATTGGCCGTACTCCCCGCTCCAATCCGGCTACCTATACCGGGGTGTTCACCTACATCCGGGAGATATTCGCCCAAACACCCACCTCCAAGAAACGGGGTTACAAACCAGGAAGGTTCAGTTTCAATGTTAAAGGTGGAAGATGTGAGGCCTGTACCGGTGATGGTATCATAAAAATAGAAATGCATTTTTTAGCAGATGTTTACGTACCCTGTGAGGTTTGTAAAGGTAAAAGGTACAATAAGGAAACCCTGGAAGTTCGTTACAAGGGTAAAAATATCTCAGAAGTTCTGGACATGACTGTTGAGGAGGCACTGGAGTTCTTTGAGAATATTCCCCGTATCAAGAAAAAACTGCAGACCCTGGATGATGTGGGTTTAAGTTACATTAAACTGGGACAGCCCGCCACCACATTATCTGGAGGAGAAGCCCAGAGGGTGAAACTGGCCAAGGAATTAAGCCGCCAGAGCACCGGCCGCACACTGTACATACTGGATGAACCCACCACCGGACTGCACTTTGCCGATATCAGGAAATTACTGGAAGTCTTGGGAAGGCTGCGTGACGGTGGAAACACGGTAATCGTCATTGAACACAATCTGGATGTTATAAAAACCGCAGACCATATTATAGACCTTGGACCTGAAGGAGGAGATGGTGGTGGAATGGTGGTTGCCCAGGGAACACCAGAAGAAATCGCTAGCAGTGATGGTTCTTACACTGGAGAATTTTTAAAAGATGTTTTAAATAGTGTGGAAGATTTGGCCAATGAAAAAGAGCCATTAGGCAGCCAGGGTATAAAAACAGGAAAAGAAATTGGTGAATCTGGTACAGATAACCGTGCTAAGTAA
- a CDS encoding parallel beta-helix repeat (two copies) (PFAM: Peptidase C39 family~TIGRFAM: parallel beta-helix repeat (two copies)), whose translation MTQHICGIAIFNSTSNNLNNNTVKDNWIGIYLYQSNSTNITWNIITGNGGGISTYDSNSTTMSGNSLTDNWLADTSTVNSANMVMATTIYTCGPAALATVMKHLGVNATEMELAQWAGTDETGTSMWGLAQAANRTGLTAKGFIINDTSQLKTDYIVVLNINGVYHYNIIRNITNTTVYLTDPNLGDIEMSLDKFKELFTGYVLVVANGTIQINATNMTEQQMKNIKAMSHYDIYCYCIYYCHDGYSYNFRDLD comes from the coding sequence TTGACACAGCATATTTGTGGGATAGCTATCTTCAATTCCACCAGCAATAATCTTAATAACAACACAGTAAAGGACAATTGGATAGGAATCTATCTCTACCAGTCCAACAGCACCAATATAACCTGGAATATTATCACTGGCAATGGTGGTGGTATCAGTACCTATGACTCCAACAGCACTACCATGTCTGGAAATAGCTTAACTGATAACTGGTTGGCAGATACCTCCACAGTAAACTCCGCTAATATGGTGATGGCCACAACCATCTACACCTGCGGACCGGCGGCACTGGCCACAGTAATGAAACACCTGGGCGTCAATGCCACGGAAATGGAACTTGCACAGTGGGCTGGTACTGATGAAACCGGAACCAGTATGTGGGGTCTTGCTCAGGCTGCGAACAGAACGGGATTAACTGCCAAAGGATTCATAATAAACGACACAAGCCAACTAAAAACAGATTATATAGTAGTTTTAAACATAAATGGTGTCTATCACTACAATATCATTAGAAACATAACCAACACCACAGTTTATCTCACTGACCCTAATTTGGGTGATATTGAGATGAGCCTGGACAAGTTCAAAGAACTCTTCACCGGTTACGTATTAGTAGTTGCCAATGGTACAATCCAAATCAACGCCACAAATATGACTGAACAGCAAATGAAGAATATAAAAGCCATGTCACATTATGATATATATTGCTACTGCATCTACTATTGCCATGATGGTTACAGTTATAACTTTCGTGATTTGGATTAG
- a CDS encoding bacteriophytochrome (light-regulated signal transduction histidine kinase) (PFAM: Histidine kinase-, DNA gyrase B-, and HSP90-like ATPase; His Kinase A (phosphoacceptor) domain): MVAIPVLITFLYALEPVYNVLNNMSLNEDYFRLLMLIIVVVLVAILAERIEKIRKLNELNQKLKVQTDKLEDANQELEAFAYSVSHDLRVPLRAIDGFSRILVEDYEDKLDEEGIRLLNIVRDNTAKMGHLIDDILLLSRASRQEMKLNELDMAALAESVYGEFHTDVEGRNIQFSVGDLPHAYGDRAMLGQVYQNLIGNAIKFTRNKDPAIIEVGSKVEGKEITYYVKDNGAGFDMKYINKLFGLFQRLHSPEEFEGTGVGLSIVQRVVRRHGGHVWGEGSVDGGATIYFTLPKDKPK; this comes from the coding sequence ATGGTGGCCATCCCTGTGTTAATCACTTTTTTATACGCTTTAGAACCTGTATACAACGTTTTAAATAATATGTCTCTTAATGAAGATTACTTCCGTTTGTTAATGCTTATTATTGTAGTGGTTCTGGTGGCTATTCTCGCCGAAAGGATTGAAAAGATAAGAAAACTCAATGAACTGAACCAGAAATTAAAGGTTCAAACTGATAAGCTGGAAGATGCCAACCAGGAACTGGAGGCATTTGCGTATTCAGTATCACATGACTTGAGAGTTCCCTTAAGGGCCATAGATGGTTTTTCACGCATACTGGTGGAAGATTATGAGGATAAACTGGATGAAGAGGGAATAAGACTCCTGAACATTGTGAGGGACAACACTGCCAAAATGGGGCACCTCATTGATGACATCCTCCTTCTATCACGGGCCAGCCGTCAGGAGATGAAACTCAATGAACTGGACATGGCAGCCCTGGCAGAGAGTGTTTATGGTGAATTCCATACAGATGTGGAAGGACGGAACATTCAGTTCTCAGTGGGTGATCTTCCCCATGCCTACGGTGACCGGGCCATGCTGGGACAGGTATATCAAAACCTCATTGGTAATGCCATTAAATTCACACGCAACAAGGACCCTGCCATAATTGAGGTGGGTAGCAAAGTTGAGGGTAAAGAAATTACCTATTACGTCAAGGACAACGGAGCCGGTTTTGATATGAAATACATTAACAAACTCTTCGGACTCTTCCAGAGACTGCACAGCCCTGAAGAATTTGAGGGAACTGGTGTTGGCCTTTCCATTGTCCAAAGGGTTGTAAGGAGACACGGTGGACATGTTTGGGGTGAAGGATCAGTGGATGGTGGTGCAACCATTTATTTCACCCTCCCTAAAGATAAGCCGAAATAA
- a CDS encoding Excinuclease ABC subunit C (PFAM: UvrB/uvrC motif; UvrC Helix-hairpin-helix N-terminal; GIY-YIG catalytic domain~TIGRFAM: excinuclease ABC, C subunit) produces the protein MSATISNPNDLPEKPGVYLLKDVQDEILYVGKAKSLKKRVKSYFKEELEDPKTRVLMRHFHHMDYMVTDTEKEALILESNLIKKHLPRYNIRLKDDKRFPYLQITSEDYPRLLITRSVREDGSHYYGPFTDVTSVRSLLKLLKPVFQLRDCKRMDGPCLNYQIDLCPAPCSGQVTLEDYHENVEKVKLFLEGRQKEVMDLLQKEMEQAASNHDYEKAVVIRDQLFSLGEVMEKQKMEFNRSLDQDVIASSNDGEVVVVVVFRVRNGKIMGKDDFLMEGAQENSPPEILAAFIKQYYSGPRQVPAEILLPVMIEDRDLIEKWLSDKIRADDIDGLKDDIGSLDNSNSPNMESNVFNVENRAEMDTNGSMVNTNISIRTSDDFAVSLSVPDEGLEYRLVQMVTKNASIILNHHKQARGALLDLKTYLKIPRIPRRIEAFDISNLSGQMAVASMVVFEDGKPSKNHYRKYKLETPGPDDYGMMREVLTRRYEKLINKGETPPDLVVVDGGRGQLNIAIDVLDSLSIKTGVIGLAKEFEQVFIPEVSIPLILPSDSPALHILQRVRDEAHRFAVKYHKNLRDKNLKSSPLDEISGIGPKRKMNLLRHFGDFESVKNASIDEIAEVKGINRNLALEIHRYLHHEND, from the coding sequence TTGTCAGCTACAATTAGCAACCCCAATGATTTACCTGAAAAACCAGGTGTATATCTCCTGAAAGATGTTCAGGATGAGATTTTGTATGTGGGAAAGGCAAAATCTCTTAAAAAAAGGGTTAAAAGTTACTTTAAAGAAGAACTGGAAGATCCCAAAACCCGGGTTTTGATGCGTCACTTCCATCACATGGATTACATGGTGACGGATACTGAGAAAGAGGCCCTTATTTTAGAATCTAACCTTATAAAGAAACATTTACCCCGTTATAACATACGCCTTAAGGATGATAAACGCTTTCCCTATTTGCAGATAACCTCTGAGGACTATCCTCGCTTGCTCATCACCCGTAGTGTTCGGGAGGATGGTTCTCATTACTACGGCCCATTCACTGATGTGACATCAGTCCGGAGTTTGCTGAAACTCTTAAAACCAGTATTTCAGCTCAGGGATTGTAAACGCATGGATGGGCCCTGCCTGAACTATCAGATTGATCTGTGCCCTGCACCCTGCAGTGGACAGGTCACTCTGGAAGACTATCATGAAAACGTGGAAAAGGTCAAATTATTCCTGGAAGGCCGGCAAAAAGAGGTTATGGACCTTCTCCAAAAAGAGATGGAACAGGCAGCCTCAAATCATGACTATGAAAAGGCAGTGGTTATAAGGGATCAGTTATTCTCTCTGGGTGAGGTTATGGAAAAACAGAAGATGGAGTTTAACCGTAGCCTTGACCAGGATGTCATAGCATCCTCCAATGATGGGGAAGTTGTGGTGGTGGTTGTTTTCAGAGTAAGGAATGGTAAAATCATGGGAAAAGATGATTTCCTAATGGAAGGAGCCCAGGAAAACTCACCCCCTGAGATTTTAGCAGCATTCATCAAACAGTATTATTCAGGTCCCCGCCAGGTACCTGCAGAAATTCTACTTCCGGTAATGATTGAAGACAGAGACCTTATTGAGAAGTGGTTGTCGGATAAAATTCGTGCGGATGATATTGATGGTCTAAAGGATGATATTGGTAGTCTAGATAATTCTAATAGTCCAAATATGGAAAGTAATGTTTTTAATGTGGAAAATAGGGCTGAAATGGATACTAATGGTTCTATGGTTAACACTAATATTTCAATTAGGACCAGTGATGATTTTGCAGTGTCTCTGAGTGTGCCTGATGAGGGATTGGAGTATCGTCTGGTGCAAATGGTAACCAAAAATGCCAGTATAATTTTAAACCACCATAAACAAGCCAGAGGGGCTTTACTAGATCTAAAAACCTATCTTAAAATACCGAGAATTCCACGCCGTATAGAAGCCTTTGACATCTCAAATCTCTCCGGACAAATGGCTGTAGCATCTATGGTTGTATTTGAAGATGGTAAACCCTCAAAAAACCATTACAGGAAGTATAAACTTGAAACACCCGGACCTGATGATTATGGTATGATGCGGGAAGTGCTTACAAGACGATATGAAAAACTGATTAATAAAGGAGAAACACCGCCTGATCTGGTGGTGGTTGATGGTGGCCGGGGTCAGTTAAATATTGCAATAGACGTTTTAGATTCATTAAGTATAAAAACAGGAGTCATAGGTTTGGCCAAAGAGTTTGAACAGGTTTTCATACCTGAAGTTTCCATTCCACTCATATTACCCTCTGATTCCCCTGCCTTACACATCTTACAGCGGGTTCGTGATGAGGCCCATCGGTTTGCAGTAAAATATCATAAAAATCTCAGAGACAAGAATCTCAAGAGTTCTCCTCTGGATGAAATTTCAGGCATTGGACCCAAACGTAAAATGAACCTACTTAGACATTTTGGTGACTTTGAATCTGTAAAAAATGCAAGTATTGATGAAATAGCAGAAGTTAAGGGAATAAATAGAAATTTGGCCCTTGAAATACACAGATATCTACATCATGAGAATGATTGA
- a CDS encoding response regulator (CheY-like receiver, AAA-type ATPase and DNA-binding domain containing protein) (PFAM: Response regulator receiver domain), with translation MDLEEADILLVEDNPTDAELTMRALKRKNLANQVVWVKDGAEALEFIFATGQFAHRDVENFPKLILLDLRMPKVDGLEVLQKIKADDRTNKIPVVVLTSSQEDRDIVESYKLGVNSYVSKPVEFDDFIEAVSTLGFYWMLINNPP, from the coding sequence ATGGATTTAGAAGAGGCTGATATTTTACTGGTGGAAGATAACCCTACTGATGCCGAGCTTACCATGAGGGCTCTTAAAAGGAAAAACCTAGCCAACCAGGTAGTCTGGGTGAAAGATGGAGCTGAAGCTCTGGAATTTATATTCGCCACCGGACAGTTTGCCCATAGAGATGTTGAAAACTTTCCAAAACTCATATTACTGGATCTGAGAATGCCCAAAGTTGATGGTCTGGAAGTCTTACAGAAGATCAAGGCCGATGATCGAACCAACAAGATACCTGTGGTTGTTTTAACCTCCTCCCAGGAGGACAGGGATATAGTGGAAAGTTACAAGTTAGGAGTAAATAGCTACGTCAGTAAACCAGTGGAATTCGATGATTTCATTGAAGCAGTATCCACCCTGGGATTTTACTGGATGCTCATCAACAATCCCCCCTAA
- a CDS encoding Excinuclease ABC subunit B (PFAM: Helicase conserved C-terminal domain; UvrB/uvrC motif; Type III restriction enzyme, res subunit; Ultra-violet resistance protein B~TIGRFAM: excinuclease ABC, B subunit), translating to MSKFELVSNYKALGDQPKAIKSLSDGINRGMNHQTLLGVTGSGKTFTMANVIKEVQKPTLVISHNKTLAAQLYEEFKELFPNNAVEYFVSYYDYYQPEAYVPQSDTYIDKESSINEEIDMMRHSTTQSLLSRDDVIVVSSVSCIYGIGAPEDYGNLVLQLEMGQQVEREEIISKLVEMQYERNDIDFSRGKFRVRGDVLEIFPAQGKTAIRVELFGDEVDGLSFIDHVRGTVNRQMDKIVVFPAKHFVTSPEKMNKALKKIEDELEDRLRVLEAENKLVEAQRLEQRTRFDLEMLKEMGYCQGIENYSMHISGRKWGETPYSLLRYFPDDYLTIIDESHVTVPQIRGMYAGDRARKDVLVDYGFRLPSARENRPLNFEEFQSLQNQVTYVSATPAQYELNLSEQVVEQIIRPTGLVDPEIKLYPVQGQVDHLLGQIREKTEKNQRVLVTTLTKRMAEDLTDYYARTGVKVRYLHSEISTLERIDIIDDLRRGEFDCLVGVNLLREGLDLPEVGLVGILDADKEGFLRSQPALIQTIGRAARNVEGQVIIYADKITDSVRNAVDITNHRRELQLKYNQDHGITPRSTERTLKEKTKEKDVIMRDDVEKMPKDELRLLIKDLKEEMKKAASRLDFEEAAKIRDKILILEGV from the coding sequence ATGAGCAAATTTGAACTTGTATCAAATTATAAGGCATTAGGCGACCAGCCAAAAGCTATTAAATCTTTATCTGATGGAATAAACAGGGGAATGAATCATCAGACCCTTCTAGGAGTTACTGGTTCTGGTAAGACTTTCACCATGGCCAATGTAATCAAAGAAGTCCAAAAACCTACCCTGGTAATATCTCACAATAAAACACTGGCAGCACAACTCTATGAAGAGTTCAAAGAACTGTTCCCCAACAACGCCGTGGAATACTTCGTCAGTTACTACGATTACTACCAGCCCGAGGCCTATGTGCCCCAAAGCGATACTTACATCGATAAAGAGTCATCTATCAATGAAGAAATTGATATGATGCGGCACAGTACCACCCAATCTCTTTTAAGCAGAGATGATGTGATCGTGGTGTCTAGTGTGTCCTGTATTTATGGTATTGGTGCACCAGAAGACTACGGAAACCTGGTACTCCAATTGGAGATGGGTCAGCAAGTAGAAAGGGAGGAAATAATCTCTAAACTGGTTGAGATGCAGTACGAGCGGAATGATATTGATTTCAGCCGGGGAAAATTTAGAGTAAGGGGCGATGTGTTGGAGATCTTCCCTGCCCAGGGAAAAACAGCCATTAGAGTGGAACTTTTCGGTGATGAAGTCGACGGCTTATCATTCATTGACCATGTAAGAGGCACTGTGAATCGCCAAATGGACAAAATAGTTGTTTTTCCAGCCAAACACTTTGTAACCTCACCTGAAAAAATGAACAAAGCCCTGAAAAAGATTGAAGATGAACTAGAAGACCGACTCCGCGTTTTGGAGGCTGAGAATAAACTGGTGGAAGCTCAACGTCTTGAACAGCGCACCAGATTTGATCTGGAAATGTTAAAAGAAATGGGCTACTGTCAGGGAATTGAAAATTACAGTATGCATATTTCCGGAAGAAAGTGGGGAGAAACCCCCTACAGTTTACTGCGTTACTTCCCAGATGACTATTTAACCATTATCGATGAATCACACGTAACTGTACCCCAAATCAGGGGGATGTACGCTGGTGACCGTGCACGTAAGGATGTTCTGGTTGATTATGGGTTCCGCCTGCCATCTGCACGTGAAAATAGACCTCTGAACTTTGAAGAGTTCCAGAGTCTCCAGAACCAGGTGACCTATGTCTCAGCCACCCCTGCCCAGTACGAGTTAAACCTCTCAGAGCAAGTGGTGGAACAAATTATCCGACCCACTGGCTTGGTGGACCCTGAAATAAAGTTGTACCCTGTACAGGGCCAGGTTGATCACCTGCTGGGTCAGATCAGAGAAAAAACTGAAAAAAATCAGAGGGTTCTGGTGACCACCCTTACCAAACGCATGGCCGAAGACCTGACTGATTACTATGCACGTACCGGGGTTAAGGTACGCTACCTTCACTCTGAGATCAGTACCCTGGAAAGGATTGACATTATTGATGACCTGCGCAGGGGAGAATTTGACTGTCTGGTGGGGGTAAACCTACTCCGGGAAGGTTTGGACCTCCCTGAAGTGGGCCTGGTGGGTATCCTGGATGCAGATAAGGAAGGATTCCTCCGCTCCCAACCCGCACTAATCCAGACCATTGGACGAGCTGCGCGTAATGTTGAAGGTCAGGTGATTATTTACGCAGATAAAATAACTGACTCAGTCCGTAATGCAGTTGATATAACCAATCACCGCCGAGAATTACAGTTAAAATATAATCAAGATCACGGGATCACCCCCAGAAGTACAGAACGGACATTGAAAGAGAAAACTAAAGAAAAAGACGTTATTATGCGTGATGATGTGGAGAAAATGCCTAAAGATGAACTGCGTCTTCTGATAAAGGATTTGAAAGAGGAAATGAAAAAAGCAGCTTCCAGGCTGGACTTTGAAGAAGCAGCCAAGATCAGAGATAAGATACTAATTCTGGAAGGAGTTTAG
- a CDS encoding hypothetical protein (PFAM: Uncharacterised ArCR, COG2043) has product MSKTIKEIGKSLKRAGMMETSPLCVYGSNTIPEGAIPMVEVDTCSAKAVLTVAVREDAPPVYLGHDCLKGVCMGGITWLGYAKKISPYIRYFVSTGHENFRGGIAEYLKASPELFDKFRESIGEITLPGKYLVVSTCDDFAENEDENNDYPGEDSLVQSVLCFGNGQQIRNLCSLIHFRTENPFESIIAPFGPACATMITYPAHMAQKTPKNTAFIGPVDPTGNSWFPTDYMALGIPLNMARNMCQDLEESFAVKRPEVAYPLERKEVK; this is encoded by the coding sequence ATGTCAAAAACTATTAAAGAAATTGGAAAATCGTTAAAAAGGGCAGGAATGATGGAAACATCACCACTATGTGTTTATGGATCTAATACTATTCCAGAAGGTGCTATTCCAATGGTTGAGGTTGATACCTGTTCTGCTAAGGCAGTATTAACTGTTGCTGTTCGTGAAGATGCTCCTCCTGTTTATCTGGGTCATGATTGCCTGAAAGGTGTTTGTATGGGTGGAATCACCTGGCTGGGATATGCAAAAAAAATTTCACCCTACATCCGATATTTTGTATCCACCGGGCATGAAAATTTCAGAGGTGGAATTGCCGAGTATTTAAAGGCCAGTCCTGAATTATTTGACAAATTTAGAGAATCAATCGGCGAAATTACCTTACCGGGCAAGTATCTGGTGGTGAGTACCTGTGATGATTTTGCGGAAAATGAAGATGAAAATAATGATTATCCGGGTGAAGATTCTCTTGTTCAATCAGTTTTATGTTTCGGAAATGGGCAGCAAATACGAAATCTGTGCAGTTTAATCCATTTCAGAACAGAAAACCCATTTGAATCTATAATTGCACCCTTTGGCCCAGCTTGTGCAACAATGATAACCTACCCTGCACACATGGCTCAAAAGACTCCTAAAAACACTGCATTCATTGGTCCTGTTGATCCCACTGGTAACTCCTGGTTCCCCACGGATTACATGGCTCTGGGAATCCCCCTGAACATGGCCAGGAATATGTGCCAAGACTTGGAAGAGTCATTTGCAGTTAAACGACCTGAAGTTGCATATCCCCTGGAAAGAAAAGAAGTGAAATGA